Proteins encoded together in one Acidobacteriota bacterium window:
- a CDS encoding succinate dehydrogenase cytochrome b558 subunit produces MASTSFWARRVHSLTGVVPIGAFLLEHFYSNSWAAQGRDAYNGYVEKLTSLPYVLFMEIFLIGLPIAFHAIYGLWIAYQGQFNVASYPHGRNWMYALQRATGIVLVAYIGVHVWETRIAAAFNPAIKHDLFSHMHDIFQSPAYVVFYVVGVACASFHFANGLWTFLIVWGITVGPRGQRLASYACAALGVVLFAMGVNSIFGFLAQGTGVA; encoded by the coding sequence ATGGCGTCGACCTCGTTCTGGGCGCGACGTGTGCATTCGCTGACAGGCGTCGTCCCCATCGGCGCCTTCCTCCTCGAGCACTTCTACTCGAACTCGTGGGCCGCGCAGGGACGCGACGCCTACAACGGCTACGTCGAGAAGCTCACGTCGCTCCCGTACGTCCTCTTCATGGAGATCTTCCTCATCGGCCTGCCGATCGCGTTCCACGCGATCTACGGCCTCTGGATCGCGTACCAGGGGCAGTTCAACGTCGCCTCGTACCCGCACGGCCGGAACTGGATGTACGCGCTCCAGCGCGCGACGGGGATCGTCCTCGTCGCCTACATCGGCGTGCACGTGTGGGAGACGCGCATCGCGGCCGCCTTCAACCCCGCGATCAAGCACGACCTCTTCAGCCACATGCACGACATCTTCCAGTCGCCCGCCTACGTCGTCTTCTACGTCGTCGGGGTCGCGTGCGCGTCCTTCCACTTCGCCAACGGCCTCTGGACGTTCCTCATCGTCTGGGGGATCACGGTCGGCCCGCGCGGCCAGCGCCTCGCCTCGTACGCGTGCGCGGCCCTGGGCGTGGTCCTCTTCGCGATGGGGGTCAACTCGATCTTCGGATTCCTTGCCCAGGGCACGGGGGTGGCGTGA
- the sdhA gene encoding succinate dehydrogenase flavoprotein subunit produces MAKPAFIVVGGGLAGLMTTIRLAEAGHKVDLLSFVPVKRSHSVCAQGGINGAVNVKGEGDSPWEHFDDSVYGGDFLANQPPVKKMCDAAPGIIYLLDRMGVMFNRTAEGLLDFRRFGGTKHHRTAFAGATTGQQMLYSLDEQVRRYEVDGLVKKYEFWEFLAAVIDDKGVCRGCIALNQIDMKVHALRADAVMLATGGPGVIFGRGTNSTTCTGTAASAAYQQGVHYANGEFIQVHPTAIPGTDKLRLMSESARGEGGRIWVPKDVKDKRSAKSIPESERWYFLEDMYPAYGNLVPRDIASRAIYKVCRDMGMGIGGSDMVYLDVTHIPRKELDRKLGGILEIYEKFVGDDPHDEPMKIFPAYHYSMGGIWIDFDHMTNVPGLFAAGECEYQYHGANRLGANSLLSCIIGGEVAAAAMAKFANGLEKRSEAVGAGAFDAEKKRQEEIYTRLRGMSGSENPFVLGEELAATMRNNVSIVRENDKLKATDAKILELKERFGKLGIPDKGQWMNQSLIYMKQLFNMLELARVIALGALARDESRGAHYKPAFPDRDDPKWLKTTKAAWSAGGPVFSYEPVDISLLPLRVRKYDVDKKAAGPAATGAAKG; encoded by the coding sequence ATGGCGAAGCCGGCGTTCATCGTCGTGGGCGGAGGCCTCGCGGGGCTGATGACGACGATCCGCCTCGCCGAGGCGGGGCACAAGGTCGATCTCCTCTCGTTCGTCCCCGTGAAGCGATCCCACTCCGTCTGCGCGCAGGGGGGGATCAACGGCGCGGTGAACGTGAAGGGGGAGGGGGACTCCCCGTGGGAGCACTTCGACGACAGCGTCTACGGCGGCGACTTCCTCGCGAACCAGCCCCCCGTGAAGAAGATGTGCGATGCGGCGCCGGGGATCATCTACCTCCTCGATCGCATGGGCGTCATGTTCAACCGCACGGCCGAAGGGCTGCTCGACTTCCGCCGCTTCGGCGGCACGAAGCACCACCGCACCGCCTTCGCCGGCGCGACGACCGGGCAGCAGATGCTCTACTCCCTCGACGAGCAGGTGCGGCGCTACGAGGTGGACGGCCTCGTGAAGAAGTACGAGTTCTGGGAGTTCCTCGCCGCCGTCATCGACGACAAGGGAGTCTGCCGCGGCTGCATCGCCCTCAACCAGATCGACATGAAGGTCCACGCGCTGCGCGCCGACGCCGTGATGCTCGCGACGGGCGGCCCGGGCGTCATCTTCGGGCGGGGCACCAACTCGACGACCTGCACCGGCACGGCCGCCTCGGCCGCCTACCAGCAGGGAGTCCACTACGCGAACGGCGAGTTCATCCAGGTCCATCCGACGGCGATCCCCGGCACCGACAAGCTGCGCCTCATGTCGGAATCCGCTCGTGGCGAGGGCGGGCGCATCTGGGTCCCGAAGGACGTCAAGGACAAGCGCTCCGCGAAGTCGATCCCGGAGTCCGAGCGCTGGTACTTCCTCGAGGACATGTACCCGGCGTACGGGAACCTCGTCCCACGCGACATCGCGAGCCGCGCGATCTACAAGGTCTGCCGCGACATGGGGATGGGAATCGGCGGCTCCGACATGGTCTACCTCGACGTGACGCACATCCCGAGGAAGGAGCTCGACCGCAAGCTCGGGGGCATCCTCGAGATCTACGAGAAGTTCGTCGGCGACGACCCGCACGACGAGCCGATGAAGATCTTCCCCGCGTACCATTACTCGATGGGGGGGATCTGGATCGACTTCGACCACATGACGAACGTGCCGGGCCTCTTCGCGGCCGGCGAGTGCGAGTACCAGTACCACGGCGCGAACCGCCTCGGCGCGAACTCGCTCCTCTCGTGCATCATCGGCGGGGAGGTCGCCGCGGCGGCGATGGCGAAGTTCGCGAACGGCCTCGAGAAGCGCAGCGAGGCGGTCGGCGCCGGAGCCTTCGACGCGGAGAAGAAGCGCCAGGAGGAGATCTACACGCGGCTCCGCGGGATGTCCGGGAGCGAAAACCCCTTCGTCCTCGGCGAGGAGCTGGCGGCGACGATGCGGAACAACGTCTCGATCGTCCGCGAGAACGACAAGCTGAAAGCGACCGACGCGAAGATCCTCGAGCTGAAGGAGCGCTTCGGCAAGCTCGGCATCCCCGACAAGGGGCAGTGGATGAACCAGTCGCTCATCTACATGAAGCAGCTCTTCAACATGCTCGAGCTCGCGCGCGTCATCGCCCTCGGCGCCCTCGCGCGCGACGAGAGCCGCGGCGCGCACTACAAGCCGGCCTTCCCCGATCGCGACGATCCGAAGTGGCTGAAGACGACGAAGGCGGCGTGGTCGGCCGGCGGCCCGGTCTTCTCGTACGAGCCGGTCGACATCTCGCTCCTCCCGCTGCGCGTCCGGAAGTACGACGTCGACAAAAAGGCGGCGGGGCCGGCGGCGACCGGCGCGGCGAAGGGGTGA
- the sdhB gene encoding succinate dehydrogenase iron-sulfur subunit, whose amino-acid sequence MSDASVRVRIKRQESPQIAPRWEEFDVPRQPMMNVITLLLEIQKRPKTAAGEPTSPVAWDSHCLEEVCGACTMVINGKVRQACSALVHKLTEPITIQPMTKFPLVRDLVVDRSRMFEDLKRIRGWVPIQGTYDLGPGPRMSPVDQEKAYDLSRCMTCGCCLEVCPQINARSEFIGPAAISQARLFNAHPTGQSNAAERLEALMGPGGISDCGNAQNCVRACPKDIPLTTSIGEMGRQVTVHALKTLLTGK is encoded by the coding sequence ATGTCCGATGCGAGCGTGAGGGTCCGGATCAAGCGGCAGGAGTCGCCTCAGATCGCGCCGCGGTGGGAGGAGTTCGACGTCCCCCGCCAGCCGATGATGAACGTCATCACGCTCCTTCTCGAGATCCAGAAACGGCCGAAGACCGCCGCCGGGGAGCCGACCTCGCCGGTCGCGTGGGACTCGCATTGTCTCGAGGAAGTGTGCGGCGCGTGCACGATGGTCATCAACGGGAAGGTGAGGCAGGCCTGCTCGGCGCTGGTCCACAAGCTCACAGAGCCGATCACCATCCAGCCGATGACGAAGTTCCCGCTGGTGCGCGACCTCGTCGTGGATCGGAGCCGGATGTTCGAGGATTTGAAGCGCATCCGCGGCTGGGTGCCGATCCAGGGGACGTACGATCTCGGGCCGGGCCCGAGGATGAGCCCCGTCGATCAGGAGAAAGCTTACGACCTGTCGCGGTGCATGACGTGCGGATGCTGCCTCGAGGTCTGCCCGCAGATCAACGCGCGGTCGGAGTTCATCGGGCCGGCGGCGATCTCGCAGGCGCGCCTCTTCAACGCGCATCCGACGGGGCAGAGCAACGCCGCAGAGAGGCTCGAGGCGCTGATGGGGCCGGGCGGCATCAGCGACTGCGGCAACGCCCAGAACTGCGTCCGCGCCTGTCCCAAGGACATCCCCCTCACGACCTCCATCGGCGAGATGGGGCGCCAGGTGACGGTGCACGCGCTGAAGACGCTTCTCACGGGGAAGTGA